Proteins encoded together in one Astyanax mexicanus isolate ESR-SI-001 chromosome 10, AstMex3_surface, whole genome shotgun sequence window:
- the adat1 gene encoding tRNA-specific adenosine deaminase 1 isoform X3: MEQLCKALRGEQDSVFCPADQKGKWKLRPEISFIFFTSHTPCGDASIIPMTDSQMQPCPPIRGQKDSPSTNQDLETGDVRQIDETEGVRKRMRVSAESLQQQPSNEEHGTAKSDSTQQPDLHRTGAKCVPGGPTDPLGSGLEFHRVGLLRVKPGRGEPTLSLSCSDKIARWTVVGFQGALLSHFLQGGLYFRALVVGKCPYSQFAMERALKRGAQVSGLPEGFSVHIPKLLQSSLKFIHSREHTHLSHNSTQARVVPCGAAISWCAVSRQPLDVTANGYKQGVTKKAVGTARARSLISKLELFHSFLELLTIADDSQLPESLRLSPALQTEEMKAIVGMKRRIKSGKELWSYWDYKQAAEEYQQAWAVLRSQVFPLWPQSPRELLLFCRDPHSAANRPDLSGTATAVLKQSLKAVPE, translated from the exons ATGGAGCAGCTGTGTAAAGCACTGCGGGGTGAACAGGATTCTGTGTTCTGTCCCGCTGACCAGAAAGGGAAATGGAAACTTCGACCTGAAATCTCCTTCATCTTCTTCACCAGCCACACACCCT GCGGCGATGCCTCCATCATCCCTATGACTGACAGCCAGATGCAGCCCTGTCCACCAATAAGGGGGCAGAAGGACAGCCCCTCAACCAATCAGGATTTGGAAACGGGAGACGTGAGGCAGATTGATGAGACTGAAGgagtgaggaagaggatgagagTCTCAGCAGAGTCCCTTCAGCAGCAGCCCTCAAATGAAGAACATGGAACTGCAAAGAGTGACTCTACCCAGCAGCCTGACCTCCACCGCACCGGAGCCAAGTGTGTGCCTGGGGGCCCGACAGACCCTTTGGGTTCTGGTTTGGAATTCCACAGGGTGGGGTTGCTACGGGTGAAGCCTGGTCGTGGGGAGCCCACCCTGTCACTCTCCTGCAGTGATAAGATTGCTCGCTGGACCGTGGTGGGCTTCCAGGGGGCGCTACTGAGCCACTTCCTGCAGGGAGGACTGTACTTTAGAGCGCTGGTGGTGGGGAAGTGTCCCTACAGCCAGTTTGCCATGGAAAGAGCATTGAAaag GGGCGCTCAAGTGTCTGGCCTTCCTGAGGGGTTTTCAgtccacatcccaaagctgctgcAGTCCAGCCTGAAGTTCATCCACAGccgtgaacacacacacctttcccACAACAGCACTCAGGCCAGAGTGGTGCCATGTGGAGCAG ctatAAGCTGGTGTGCTGTCTCCAGGCAGCCTCTAGATGTCACTGCTAACGGCTACAAACAGGGAGTGACCAAAAAGGCAGTGGGGACGGCTCGCGCTCG GTCTTTAATTAGCAAGTTGGAGCTCTTTCACTCCTTCCTGGAGCTGCTGACCATCGCTGATGACTCTCAGCTTCCAGAGTCCCTCAG GCTCAGCCCTGCCCTGCAGACTGAGGAAATGAAAGCAATAGTTGGAATGAAAAGAAGAATAAAGAG TGGTAAGGAGCTATGGTCGTACTGGGACTATAAACAAGCAGCGGAGGAATACCAGCAGGCCTGGGCTGTGCTTCGGTCTCAAGTGTTCCCTCTTTGGCCCCAAAGCCCCCGTGAGCTGCTGCTGTTCTGCCGAGACCCTCACAGTGCTGCAAACAGGCCAGATTTATCCGGAACAGCCACAGCAGTACTGAAGCAGTCCTTAAAGGCAGTTCCTGAATAG
- the adat1 gene encoding tRNA-specific adenosine deaminase 1 isoform X1 codes for MCEADEISRAVCEHYHSLPRRGKPEAGLQWTLLAAVVKISEGASGQSVQREVVALGTGTKCIGRSAMSCKGDVLNDSHAEVIARRSCVRYLMEQLCKALRGEQDSVFCPADQKGKWKLRPEISFIFFTSHTPCGDASIIPMTDSQMQPCPPIRGQKDSPSTNQDLETGDVRQIDETEGVRKRMRVSAESLQQQPSNEEHGTAKSDSTQQPDLHRTGAKCVPGGPTDPLGSGLEFHRVGLLRVKPGRGEPTLSLSCSDKIARWTVVGFQGALLSHFLQGGLYFRALVVGKCPYSQFAMERALKRGAQVSGLPEGFSVHIPKLLQSSLKFIHSREHTHLSHNSTQARVVPCGAAISWCAVSRQPLDVTANGYKQGVTKKAVGTARARSLISKLELFHSFLELLTIADDSQLPESLRLSPALQTEEMKAIVGMKRRIKSGKELWSYWDYKQAAEEYQQAWAVLRSQVFPLWPQSPRELLLFCRDPHSAANRPDLSGTATAVLKQSLKAVPE; via the exons ATGTGTGAGGCTGATGAGATCTCCCGGGCGGTCTGCGAGCACTACCACTCTCTGCCCCGGAGAGGAAAGCCTGAGGCCGGGCTGCAGTGGACTCTACTTGCCGCTGTTGTAAAGATCAGCGAGGGAGCCTCCGGACAAAGCG TCCAGAGGGAGGTCGTGGCTTTGGGGACTGGAACCAAGTGCATCGGCCGCTCTGCAATGAGCTGTAAAG GCGATGTTTTGAATGATAGCCATGCGGAGGTGATTGCACGCAGGAGCTGTGTAAG GTATCTGATGGAGCAGCTGTGTAAAGCACTGCGGGGTGAACAGGATTCTGTGTTCTGTCCCGCTGACCAGAAAGGGAAATGGAAACTTCGACCTGAAATCTCCTTCATCTTCTTCACCAGCCACACACCCT GCGGCGATGCCTCCATCATCCCTATGACTGACAGCCAGATGCAGCCCTGTCCACCAATAAGGGGGCAGAAGGACAGCCCCTCAACCAATCAGGATTTGGAAACGGGAGACGTGAGGCAGATTGATGAGACTGAAGgagtgaggaagaggatgagagTCTCAGCAGAGTCCCTTCAGCAGCAGCCCTCAAATGAAGAACATGGAACTGCAAAGAGTGACTCTACCCAGCAGCCTGACCTCCACCGCACCGGAGCCAAGTGTGTGCCTGGGGGCCCGACAGACCCTTTGGGTTCTGGTTTGGAATTCCACAGGGTGGGGTTGCTACGGGTGAAGCCTGGTCGTGGGGAGCCCACCCTGTCACTCTCCTGCAGTGATAAGATTGCTCGCTGGACCGTGGTGGGCTTCCAGGGGGCGCTACTGAGCCACTTCCTGCAGGGAGGACTGTACTTTAGAGCGCTGGTGGTGGGGAAGTGTCCCTACAGCCAGTTTGCCATGGAAAGAGCATTGAAaag GGGCGCTCAAGTGTCTGGCCTTCCTGAGGGGTTTTCAgtccacatcccaaagctgctgcAGTCCAGCCTGAAGTTCATCCACAGccgtgaacacacacacctttcccACAACAGCACTCAGGCCAGAGTGGTGCCATGTGGAGCAG ctatAAGCTGGTGTGCTGTCTCCAGGCAGCCTCTAGATGTCACTGCTAACGGCTACAAACAGGGAGTGACCAAAAAGGCAGTGGGGACGGCTCGCGCTCG GTCTTTAATTAGCAAGTTGGAGCTCTTTCACTCCTTCCTGGAGCTGCTGACCATCGCTGATGACTCTCAGCTTCCAGAGTCCCTCAG GCTCAGCCCTGCCCTGCAGACTGAGGAAATGAAAGCAATAGTTGGAATGAAAAGAAGAATAAAGAG TGGTAAGGAGCTATGGTCGTACTGGGACTATAAACAAGCAGCGGAGGAATACCAGCAGGCCTGGGCTGTGCTTCGGTCTCAAGTGTTCCCTCTTTGGCCCCAAAGCCCCCGTGAGCTGCTGCTGTTCTGCCGAGACCCTCACAGTGCTGCAAACAGGCCAGATTTATCCGGAACAGCCACAGCAGTACTGAAGCAGTCCTTAAAGGCAGTTCCTGAATAG
- the adat1 gene encoding tRNA-specific adenosine deaminase 1 isoform X2, with protein sequence MCEADEISRAVCEHYHSLPRRGKPEAGLQWTLLAAVVKISEGASGQSVQREVVALGTGTKCIGRSAMSCKGDVLNDSHAEVIARRSCVRYLMEQLCKALRGEQDSVFCPADQKGKWKLRPEISFIFFTSHTPCGDASIIPMTDSQMQPCPPIRGQKDSPSTNQDLETGDVRQIDETEGVRKRMRVSAESLQQQPSNEEHGTAKSDSTQQPDLHRTGAKCVPGGPTDPLGSGLEFHRVGLLRVKPGRGEPTLSLSCSDKIARWTVVGFQGALLSHFLQGGLYFRALVVGKCPYSQFAMERALKRGAQVSGLPEGFSVHIPKLLQSSLKFIHSREHTHLSHNSTQARVVPCGAAISWCAVSRQPLDVTANGYKQGVTKKAVGTARARSLISKLELFHSFLELLTIADDSQLPESLSGKELWSYWDYKQAAEEYQQAWAVLRSQVFPLWPQSPRELLLFCRDPHSAANRPDLSGTATAVLKQSLKAVPE encoded by the exons ATGTGTGAGGCTGATGAGATCTCCCGGGCGGTCTGCGAGCACTACCACTCTCTGCCCCGGAGAGGAAAGCCTGAGGCCGGGCTGCAGTGGACTCTACTTGCCGCTGTTGTAAAGATCAGCGAGGGAGCCTCCGGACAAAGCG TCCAGAGGGAGGTCGTGGCTTTGGGGACTGGAACCAAGTGCATCGGCCGCTCTGCAATGAGCTGTAAAG GCGATGTTTTGAATGATAGCCATGCGGAGGTGATTGCACGCAGGAGCTGTGTAAG GTATCTGATGGAGCAGCTGTGTAAAGCACTGCGGGGTGAACAGGATTCTGTGTTCTGTCCCGCTGACCAGAAAGGGAAATGGAAACTTCGACCTGAAATCTCCTTCATCTTCTTCACCAGCCACACACCCT GCGGCGATGCCTCCATCATCCCTATGACTGACAGCCAGATGCAGCCCTGTCCACCAATAAGGGGGCAGAAGGACAGCCCCTCAACCAATCAGGATTTGGAAACGGGAGACGTGAGGCAGATTGATGAGACTGAAGgagtgaggaagaggatgagagTCTCAGCAGAGTCCCTTCAGCAGCAGCCCTCAAATGAAGAACATGGAACTGCAAAGAGTGACTCTACCCAGCAGCCTGACCTCCACCGCACCGGAGCCAAGTGTGTGCCTGGGGGCCCGACAGACCCTTTGGGTTCTGGTTTGGAATTCCACAGGGTGGGGTTGCTACGGGTGAAGCCTGGTCGTGGGGAGCCCACCCTGTCACTCTCCTGCAGTGATAAGATTGCTCGCTGGACCGTGGTGGGCTTCCAGGGGGCGCTACTGAGCCACTTCCTGCAGGGAGGACTGTACTTTAGAGCGCTGGTGGTGGGGAAGTGTCCCTACAGCCAGTTTGCCATGGAAAGAGCATTGAAaag GGGCGCTCAAGTGTCTGGCCTTCCTGAGGGGTTTTCAgtccacatcccaaagctgctgcAGTCCAGCCTGAAGTTCATCCACAGccgtgaacacacacacctttcccACAACAGCACTCAGGCCAGAGTGGTGCCATGTGGAGCAG ctatAAGCTGGTGTGCTGTCTCCAGGCAGCCTCTAGATGTCACTGCTAACGGCTACAAACAGGGAGTGACCAAAAAGGCAGTGGGGACGGCTCGCGCTCG GTCTTTAATTAGCAAGTTGGAGCTCTTTCACTCCTTCCTGGAGCTGCTGACCATCGCTGATGACTCTCAGCTTCCAGAGTCCCTCAG TGGTAAGGAGCTATGGTCGTACTGGGACTATAAACAAGCAGCGGAGGAATACCAGCAGGCCTGGGCTGTGCTTCGGTCTCAAGTGTTCCCTCTTTGGCCCCAAAGCCCCCGTGAGCTGCTGCTGTTCTGCCGAGACCCTCACAGTGCTGCAAACAGGCCAGATTTATCCGGAACAGCCACAGCAGTACTGAAGCAGTCCTTAAAGGCAGTTCCTGAATAG